Proteins found in one Campylobacter canadensis genomic segment:
- a CDS encoding tetratricopeptide repeat protein, translating to MKKLIFFLFYVYLLASNDIAKDCYKQNSVCLQLAKQLLENSNKEENLLKAREYLQIACNKNNAQACHNLSLTYFNAMMVFKDPVLAKKYAKKACKLGKLNSCYNIANIYKYALANTKQNFQKASKYYDYSCKKGFYASCYELATMWQFDMQNSDFQQIISYHKLACTNNYAASCYHLAYFYYFKKYNLNDLSLAFKYFLKACKLNHNIACAMSASIYERQKNLQKAKEFYKKACKLRVFTSCNNYDRLKAKK from the coding sequence ATGAAAAAGTTAATATTTTTTTTATTTTATGTTTATTTATTAGCAAGTAACGACATAGCTAAGGATTGTTATAAACAAAATTCTGTTTGTTTGCAATTGGCAAAACAACTGTTAGAAAATAGCAATAAAGAAGAAAATTTATTAAAAGCAAGAGAATATTTGCAAATTGCTTGCAATAAAAATAATGCTCAAGCTTGCCATAATTTAAGCTTGACATATTTTAATGCAATGATGGTTTTTAAAGACCCAGTCTTGGCAAAAAAATATGCTAAAAAGGCTTGTAAATTAGGAAAATTAAACAGTTGTTATAATATTGCAAATATTTACAAATACGCTCTTGCTAATACAAAACAAAATTTTCAAAAAGCTAGTAAATATTATGATTATTCTTGCAAAAAAGGCTTTTACGCTTCTTGTTATGAACTTGCTACTATGTGGCAGTTTGATATGCAAAATAGTGATTTTCAACAAATTATTTCATATCACAAACTAGCTTGTACCAACAATTACGCTGCATCTTGTTATCATTTAGCTTATTTTTATTATTTTAAAAAATACAATTTAAATGATTTATCCTTAGCCTTTAAGTATTTTTTAAAAGCTTGTAAATTAAATCATAATATCGCTTGTGCTATGAGTGCAAGTATTTATGAAAGGCAAAAAAATCTGCAAAAAGCAAAAGAATTTTATAAAAAAGCTTGTAAATTGCGAGTATTTACATCTTGTAATAACTACGATAGATTAAAGGCAAAAAAATGA
- a CDS encoding cytochrome-c peroxidase: MFFALITDEINIAKIRENIFNLSDEELIKSAKLLNLVPIPSNKYELEELIKNISPDYEKYPTTDKRIQLGKKLFFDPRLSRSGIISCNTCHNLALGGVDGIGASTGHKWQANSSHLNAPSVYNAVFNARQFWDGRINHLKEQAKGPLQANVEMASSSDDLVAKIKSIPEYVDEFKKAYSNDIDIDFDLIAASIGIFERTLITPSSFDEFLEGDINALTSTQKQGLKLFINKGCVMCHNGINIGGAFRGFGFNRYQYVNYGDFRGNENNRVKVPSLRNVAKTAPYFHNGSVWTLVEAVESMARIQLAIELSEEEIKDIIAFLKSLSGKMPQIVYPELPASSDETIRPRLDY, from the coding sequence ATGTTTTTTGCTTTAATAACTGATGAAATAAATATAGCAAAGATAAGAGAAAATATTTTTAATCTAAGCGATGAAGAATTAATAAAATCAGCAAAGCTATTAAATCTTGTTCCAATTCCTAGCAATAAATATGAGTTAGAAGAGTTAATTAAGAATATTAGTCCTGATTATGAAAAATACCCAACAACAGATAAAAGAATACAATTAGGAAAAAAACTTTTCTTTGACCCAAGACTTTCAAGAAGTGGAATAATATCTTGCAATACCTGCCATAATTTAGCCTTAGGCGGAGTTGATGGAATTGGTGCTAGTACAGGACATAAATGGCAAGCAAATTCATCGCATCTAAATGCTCCAAGCGTTTATAATGCTGTATTTAATGCTAGGCAATTTTGGGATGGTCGTATAAATCATTTAAAAGAACAAGCAAAAGGTCCATTACAAGCTAATGTAGAAATGGCATCTAGTAGTGATGATTTAGTAGCTAAAATTAAAAGCATACCTGAATATGTAGATGAGTTTAAAAAGGCTTATTCAAATGATATAGATATTGATTTTGATTTAATAGCAGCAAGTATTGGTATATTTGAGCGAACTTTAATTACGCCATCAAGCTTTGATGAATTTTTAGAAGGCGATATAAATGCTTTAACGAGTACGCAAAAGCAAGGTTTAAAATTATTTATAAACAAAGGTTGTGTGATGTGCCATAATGGGATAAATATTGGCGGAGCTTTTAGAGGTTTTGGCTTTAATAGATACCAATATGTAAATTATGGAGATTTTAGAGGCAATGAAAACAATAGAGTAAAGGTTCCATCGCTAAGAAATGTAGCAAAAACAGCACCTTATTTTCATAATGGCAGTGTATGGACTTTAGTAGAAGCAGTTGAATCTATGGCTAGAATTCAACTAGCTATTGAATTAAGCGAAGAAGAAATAAAAGACATAATTGCCTTTTTAAAATCACTTAGCGGTAAAATGCCACAGATTGTTTATCCAGAATTACCAGCTTCAAGCGATGAAACAATACGCCCAAGACTTGATTATTAG
- the ruvX gene encoding Holliday junction resolvase RuvX — protein sequence MNILAIDLGLKRIGIALCLNGICMPKEAVLRKNRTQAANQIKEIINTYKIQKVVIGVAMGYSSFDEMQKRAKHFATLLEFENIVFHDESFTSFNASKIINSKKKDGKQDSIAAFLMLKDYLNE from the coding sequence ATGAATATTTTAGCAATAGATTTAGGACTTAAAAGAATTGGCATTGCACTTTGCTTAAATGGAATTTGTATGCCAAAGGAAGCTGTTTTAAGAAAAAATAGAACTCAAGCAGCAAATCAAATCAAAGAAATAATCAACACATACAAAATTCAAAAAGTTGTAATTGGTGTTGCTATGGGCTATAGCTCTTTTGATGAAATGCAAAAAAGAGCAAAGCATTTTGCAACTTTATTGGAATTTGAAAATATTGTTTTTCACGATGAGAGTTTTACAAGCTTTAATGCTAGTAAAATCATAAATTCTAAAAAAAAGGATGGCAAACAAGATAGCATAGCTGCATTTTTAATGCTTAAGGATTATTTAAATGAATAA
- a CDS encoding DNA-processing protein DprA, translated as MIIDEFLKLEKAPKNINYKGNLELLKMPKISIVGSRKMSVYTKNCVLLLAKKLSNMGMCIVSGGAIGVDICAAQAAMPNTIAIFANGLDRIYPKSNETTIKNIYEKALALSENENNHSPTKYDFLARNRLVVALSDILIIAQADYKSGSLNSAVWASKLNKELFVLAQRVGESNGTNELIKNNKAKIIYDIDDFCEYIKDKYNLYFNEEKNQDELLEFCKNGANIDEVLNKFGDVLYDYELENKVVIDGVLVRSL; from the coding sequence ATGATTATAGATGAGTTTTTAAAGCTTGAAAAAGCACCTAAAAATATAAATTACAAAGGTAATTTAGAATTATTAAAAATGCCTAAAATAAGCATAGTTGGCTCAAGAAAAATGAGCGTTTATACTAAAAATTGTGTTTTGCTTTTAGCAAAAAAATTAAGCAATATGGGAATGTGTATTGTAAGCGGCGGTGCTATTGGAGTTGATATTTGTGCTGCACAAGCTGCAATGCCTAATACCATTGCAATTTTTGCAAATGGACTTGATAGGATATATCCAAAATCCAATGAAACAACAATAAAAAATATTTACGAAAAGGCACTAGCTTTAAGCGAAAATGAAAATAATCATTCGCCTACAAAATACGATTTTTTAGCTAGAAATCGCTTAGTAGTAGCCTTAAGTGATATTTTAATAATAGCTCAAGCTGATTATAAAAGCGGTTCTTTAAACAGTGCTGTTTGGGCTAGTAAATTAAACAAAGAACTTTTTGTTTTAGCACAAAGGGTTGGTGAAAGCAATGGCACAAACGAACTTATAAAAAACAATAAGGCAAAAATTATTTATGATATTGATGATTTTTGTGAATATATAAAGGATAAATATAATTTATATTTTAATGAAGAAAAAAATCAAGATGAGCTTTTAGAATTTTGTAAAAATGGTGCTAATATTGATGAAGTATTAAACAAATTTGGTGATGTACTTTATGATTATGAGCTTGAAAATAAAGTAGTAATTGATGGGGTTTTAGTAAGAAGTTTATGA
- a CDS encoding divergent polysaccharide deacetylase family protein gives MAKKKKTQKNNKAKTILFFISMVFVILCVASLGYLIIKNENKTQNLTQNLIQNKTQNKVQKEVKIPTHFEETKEKSKNLNQSFSDIFSQNKDYESDDECKVQAPTCLNDDEEKKEKSVFSNTNKVKLAIIIDDVASKKESDAIKNIINNGKILNPSFFPSDKNHPHTKDYAKEFKEYLIHLPLEAIKFNSPELLTLKTSDTYETIEKRIKNIKKDFSNLLFINNHTGSKFTSDLAAMQKLFKALKKYNLIFLDSRTSVNTKAPALVKDNNQFYIHRDVFLDNSLKYDDIKKQLDLAVQTALKKGFAIAIAHPHDISLKVISEYDFSKVRLVYISDIYNDYR, from the coding sequence ATGGCAAAAAAGAAAAAAACACAAAAAAACAATAAAGCAAAAACCATACTATTTTTTATAAGTATGGTTTTTGTAATTTTATGCGTTGCATCTTTAGGATATTTAATAATAAAGAATGAAAACAAAACACAAAATTTAACACAAAACTTAATACAAAATAAAACACAAAACAAAGTACAAAAAGAAGTAAAAATTCCAACACATTTTGAAGAAACAAAAGAAAAATCTAAAAATCTAAATCAATCCTTTAGCGATATCTTTTCACAAAATAAAGATTATGAAAGCGATGATGAATGTAAAGTTCAAGCACCAACTTGCTTAAATGATGATGAAGAAAAAAAAGAAAAATCTGTTTTTTCTAACACAAATAAAGTAAAACTAGCAATAATAATTGATGATGTAGCAAGCAAAAAAGAAAGTGATGCTATAAAAAATATTATTAACAATGGTAAAATTTTAAACCCTAGTTTTTTTCCAAGTGATAAAAATCACCCGCATACAAAAGACTATGCAAAAGAATTTAAAGAATATTTAATCCATCTTCCATTAGAAGCTATTAAATTTAATAGCCCTGAACTTTTAACGCTAAAAACAAGTGACACATATGAAACAATAGAAAAAAGAATAAAAAATATTAAAAAAGATTTTTCTAATTTGCTTTTTATAAATAACCACACAGGCTCAAAATTCACAAGCGATTTAGCTGCAATGCAAAAGTTATTTAAGGCCTTAAAAAAATATAATTTAATCTTTTTAGATTCAAGAACAAGTGTAAATACAAAAGCTCCTGCTTTAGTAAAAGATAATAATCAATTTTATATTCACAGAGATGTATTTTTAGATAATTCCTTAAAATATGATGATATAAAAAAACAACTTGATTTAGCTGTGCAAACTGCTTTAAAAAAAGGTTTTGCAATAGCAATTGCTCATCCTCATGATATTTCTTTAAAGGTAATAAGTGAATATGATTTTTCTAAGGTTAGGCTAGTTTATATTAGCGATATTTATAATGATTATAGATGA
- the ilvC gene encoding ketol-acid reductoisomerase, whose amino-acid sequence MAVNVYYDRDCDLSLIQKKVVAIIGFGSQGHAHAENLRDSGVKVVIGLREGASANKARAKGFEVLSVADASKKADVIMILTPDEFQAKIFNEEIKENLSDGKAIAFAHGFNVHYGQIAAPKGVDVIMIAPKAPGHTVRNEFVNGGGVPDLIAVAQNASGIAKELALSYASAIGGGRTAIIETTFKDETETDLFGEQAVLCGGLTALIEAGFNTLVEAGYEPEMAYFECLHEMKLIVDLMYQGGIADMRYSISNTAEYGDYVTGEKIITEESKKAMKKVLKDIQDGTFAKDFILESRANYPKMNARRNISKASLIEQTGVKLRAMMPWIKANKIIDQDKN is encoded by the coding sequence ATGGCAGTTAATGTTTATTACGATCGTGATTGTGATTTAAGCTTAATTCAAAAAAAAGTTGTTGCAATAATTGGTTTTGGCTCTCAAGGACACGCACATGCAGAAAATTTAAGAGATAGCGGTGTTAAAGTTGTGATTGGTTTAAGAGAAGGTGCTTCAGCTAATAAAGCTCGTGCTAAAGGTTTTGAAGTTTTAAGCGTAGCAGATGCTAGTAAAAAAGCTGATGTAATTATGATTTTGACACCTGATGAATTTCAAGCAAAAATTTTTAATGAAGAAATAAAAGAAAATCTTAGCGATGGAAAAGCTATTGCTTTTGCACACGGATTTAATGTTCATTACGGACAAATTGCAGCACCAAAAGGTGTAGATGTAATAATGATTGCACCAAAAGCACCAGGTCATACTGTAAGAAACGAGTTTGTAAATGGTGGCGGTGTGCCTGATTTAATCGCAGTAGCACAAAATGCAAGTGGAATAGCAAAAGAATTAGCATTAAGTTATGCGAGTGCTATTGGTGGCGGACGCACTGCTATTATTGAAACTACTTTTAAAGATGAAACTGAAACTGATTTATTTGGCGAACAAGCAGTTTTATGTGGTGGATTAACTGCACTTATTGAGGCTGGTTTTAATACTTTAGTAGAAGCTGGTTATGAGCCTGAAATGGCGTATTTTGAATGCTTGCATGAGATGAAATTAATTGTTGATTTGATGTATCAAGGCGGAATTGCTGATATGAGATATTCTATTTCAAACACTGCTGAATATGGAGATTATGTAACTGGTGAAAAAATAATCACTGAAGAAAGCAAAAAGGCTATGAAAAAGGTATTAAAAGACATTCAAGATGGCACTTTTGCTAAAGATTTTATTTTAGAAAGCCGTGCAAATTATCCTAAAATGAATGCAAGACGCAATATTTCTAAAGCTAGTTTAATTGAGCAAACTGGTGTAAAACTTCGTGCTATGATGCCTTGGATTAAAGCAAATAAAATAATTGACCAAGATAAAAACTAA
- a CDS encoding HDOD domain-containing protein translates to MQEFILNKIKMLPPLNESTIQIQQICNSADASIDDLSKVVEKDPMLTANILKSANSPLYGFSREINNVKYAVNLFGMTTIKGFALNAAVKNSFKIDLSAYKLNEAKFLELSTMQNSLAINWLAKAGESIKNTIIPASFMLEIGKIIISSELAERNMVAEFLSGLENIQNPSQLQEYERQIIGLSSLEVAALVFDKWNLEIDMIDSIKYALDLDNAPNDIKQKASALNIVLNLVNIFKAFDEEEVNACIKLANDENLFSEELNKAISILNQNA, encoded by the coding sequence ATGCAAGAATTTATTTTAAACAAGATTAAAATGCTTCCACCTTTAAATGAAAGCACGATTCAAATCCAGCAAATTTGCAATAGTGCAGATGCTTCAATTGATGATTTATCAAAAGTGGTTGAAAAAGACCCTATGCTTACAGCAAATATTTTAAAATCAGCTAATTCTCCTTTATATGGCTTTTCAAGAGAGATTAATAATGTTAAATATGCTGTAAATTTATTTGGTATGACTACCATTAAAGGTTTTGCTTTAAATGCTGCTGTTAAGAATTCTTTTAAAATTGATTTAAGTGCATATAAATTAAATGAGGCAAAATTTTTAGAACTTTCAACTATGCAAAATTCTTTAGCTATAAACTGGCTGGCTAAAGCAGGTGAAAGTATCAAAAACACTATTATTCCAGCTTCGTTTATGCTAGAAATAGGTAAAATAATAATTTCAAGTGAATTAGCAGAAAGAAATATGGTAGCTGAGTTTTTAAGCGGTTTAGAAAATATCCAAAATCCAAGCCAACTACAAGAGTATGAAAGACAAATAATAGGTTTATCTTCATTAGAAGTTGCTGCTTTAGTGTTTGATAAATGGAATTTAGAAATTGATATGATAGATTCAATTAAATATGCGCTTGATTTAGATAATGCTCCAAACGATATAAAACAAAAAGCAAGTGCTTTAAATATAGTTTTAAATTTAGTAAATATATTTAAAGCTTTTGATGAAGAAGAAGTTAATGCTTGTATTAAATTAGCAAATGATGAGAATTTATTTAGCGAAGAATTAAATAAAGCTATAAGCATATTAAATCAAAATGCTTAA
- a CDS encoding RNB domain-containing ribonuclease, translating to MLNFLEKLELGVNYDELNSKQKELAKILLKEKIISEHKKILYLNNLFVWGKIDLTKNGDAYLLSTQTKKDLFIKAKDLNSALNNDLVFVKQKNHSNASVVLVLKRQSEFSIVLTQKLKGLIFGKCFNTGLLRQLKASQKSLKLLPVGTVLRINNENNEILEVLGHISDDLVDEKISMALFNKFEEFDKASLDEAKAYIFDILPSYYPNRKDFSSLAFCTIDPIHAKDYDDAIYFDEKENALYVAIADVSEYVSAFSALDNEALRRGFSIYFPHKSIPMLPRILSEGACSLNPNENKLVLGFKIIFDSELNVQSEELFSAIINSKRRFNYDEVDEYLKNPIDLKECNYIYKLNKVTNKIRAKRLKNGFNFDTKELRLELNKEQEIINTYYESSTPSHSLIEECMLLANKAAAKRLQEVGIFRNHESPNYQKIAKMYEELQIIGIDFSPTNSLHENIIKIQQLADEIGLRSEVDKIIIRSFKKACYQHKNLGHFALGFELYTHFTSPIRRYSDLIVHRLLKSENEKMYNYLCEDIANKANSISDLERSAQKVALDFIDRKFARFANKRIGYMFKAIIVNDEDKMSIAVLDDEVKGARVFLYNNCFPIFSNVIVQIIEVDLMSASIFAKVIKNV from the coding sequence ATGCTTAATTTTTTAGAGAAATTAGAACTTGGAGTTAATTATGATGAATTAAACTCCAAGCAAAAAGAACTTGCAAAAATTTTATTAAAAGAAAAAATAATAAGCGAACACAAAAAAATCCTTTATTTAAATAATTTATTTGTGTGGGGAAAAATAGATTTAACTAAAAATGGCGATGCTTATTTGCTTTCTACTCAGACGAAAAAAGACTTGTTTATAAAGGCAAAAGATTTAAATTCTGCTTTAAATAATGATTTAGTTTTTGTAAAGCAAAAAAATCATTCTAATGCTAGTGTTGTATTGGTTTTAAAAAGACAAAGTGAATTTAGCATTGTACTTACTCAAAAGTTAAAAGGACTTATTTTCGGTAAATGCTTTAATACTGGTTTATTAAGACAGCTAAAAGCAAGTCAAAAAAGTTTAAAGCTTTTACCGGTTGGAACAGTTTTAAGAATAAACAATGAAAATAATGAAATTTTAGAAGTTTTAGGGCATATTAGCGATGATTTAGTTGATGAAAAAATATCAATGGCTTTATTTAATAAATTTGAAGAATTTGATAAAGCTAGTTTAGATGAAGCTAAGGCTTATATATTTGATATTTTACCTAGTTATTATCCAAATAGAAAAGATTTTAGCTCTTTAGCCTTTTGTACAATAGACCCAATTCACGCAAAAGACTATGATGATGCTATTTATTTTGATGAAAAAGAAAATGCTTTATATGTAGCAATTGCTGATGTTAGCGAGTATGTAAGCGCATTTAGTGCTTTAGATAATGAAGCTTTAAGAAGGGGATTTAGTATTTATTTTCCACATAAAAGTATCCCAATGTTACCTAGAATTTTAAGTGAAGGAGCTTGTTCGTTAAATCCAAATGAAAATAAATTAGTTTTAGGCTTTAAAATTATTTTTGATAGTGAATTAAATGTGCAAAGTGAAGAACTTTTTAGTGCGATAATAAATTCAAAAAGAAGATTTAATTATGATGAAGTTGATGAATATTTAAAAAACCCTATTGACTTAAAAGAATGCAATTATATTTATAAATTAAATAAAGTTACAAATAAAATAAGAGCAAAAAGGCTTAAAAATGGTTTTAATTTTGATACAAAAGAGCTTAGATTAGAATTAAATAAAGAGCAAGAAATTATAAATACATATTATGAAAGTTCAACCCCGTCTCATTCATTAATTGAAGAATGTATGCTTTTAGCAAACAAAGCAGCAGCAAAAAGATTGCAAGAAGTAGGTATTTTTAGAAATCACGAAAGTCCAAACTATCAAAAAATAGCAAAAATGTATGAAGAATTGCAAATTATTGGAATTGATTTTAGCCCTACAAATTCCTTGCACGAAAATATAATTAAAATTCAACAATTAGCTGATGAAATAGGGCTTAGAAGTGAAGTAGATAAAATAATAATTCGTTCTTTTAAAAAGGCTTGTTATCAGCATAAAAATTTAGGGCATTTTGCTTTAGGTTTTGAGCTTTATACTCATTTTACTAGTCCTATTAGAAGGTATTCTGATTTAATAGTACATAGATTGCTAAAAAGCGAAAATGAAAAAATGTATAATTATTTATGCGAAGATATTGCAAATAAAGCAAATTCAATTAGTGATTTAGAAAGAAGCGCTCAAAAAGTTGCCCTTGATTTTATTGATAGAAAATTTGCTCGTTTTGCAAATAAGCGTATAGGATATATGTTTAAAGCAATTATTGTAAATGATGAAGATAAAATGAGCATTGCTGTACTTGATGATGAAGTAAAAGGAGCTAGAGTGTTTTTATATAACAATTGCTTTCCTATTTTTTCTAATGTTATTGTGCAAATTATTGAAGTGGATTTAATGAGTGCTAGTATTTTTGCAAAGGTTATAAAAAATGTATGA
- the rpsF gene encoding 30S ribosomal protein S6, translated as MKHYEVLFILKPTLTDEEVAARVEFVKQTLEKNGAKIAHTMTMGTRKLAYKIDKYERGTYYVIYFEAPTTLIAELERVLRITEDIIRFLIVKYENKREVSAWEKLVKGEKPGKKFKERAEKSDKGEKAKAAAQKEEDSE; from the coding sequence ATGAAACATTACGAGGTTTTATTCATCTTAAAGCCAACGCTAACAGATGAAGAAGTAGCAGCAAGAGTTGAGTTTGTAAAGCAAACTTTAGAAAAAAATGGTGCAAAAATTGCTCATACAATGACAATGGGTACTAGAAAATTAGCTTATAAAATTGATAAATATGAGCGTGGAACATATTATGTAATTTATTTTGAAGCACCTACAACATTAATAGCTGAATTAGAGCGTGTTTTAAGAATTACTGAAGATATTATAAGATTTTTAATTGTTAAATACGAAAATAAAAGAGAAGTTAGCGCTTGGGAAAAGCTTGTTAAGGGCGAAAAACCAGGAAAGAAATTTAAAGAAAGAGCTGAAAAAAGCGACAAAGGCGAAAAAGCAAAAGCAGCAGCTCAAAAAGAAGAAGATAGCGAATAA
- a CDS encoding single-stranded DNA-binding protein gives MNKVFIIGRLSKDVELKVINSTGSAVVNNTIATSRYRSNNGEKIEETLFIDVVFYSRIAEIVNQYLRKGSKIAVEGFLQQQTWTDQNGQNRSKIQIVVEQMEMLDTKQNDSSNSNSYYQQNNMNANYQNQQNQFATNNYQQNNKSFNNQAPRVQENNQYNLSNATYTKDSDELPF, from the coding sequence ATGAATAAAGTTTTTATAATTGGAAGACTTAGCAAAGATGTAGAGCTTAAAGTTATAAATTCAACTGGTTCTGCAGTTGTGAATAATACAATCGCCACAAGCAGATATAGAAGCAATAATGGTGAAAAAATAGAAGAAACTTTATTTATAGATGTTGTTTTTTACTCAAGAATTGCAGAAATTGTAAATCAGTATTTAAGAAAAGGCTCAAAAATTGCTGTAGAAGGCTTTTTGCAGCAACAAACTTGGACTGATCAAAATGGGCAAAATAGAAGTAAGATTCAGATTGTAGTTGAACAGATGGAAATGCTTGATACAAAACAAAATGATTCATCAAATTCTAATTCTTATTATCAGCAAAATAATATGAATGCAAATTATCAAAATCAACAAAATCAATTTGCAACAAACAATTATCAGCAAAATAATAAGTCTTTTAATAATCAAGCACCAAGAGTTCAGGAAAATAACCAATATAATTTATCAAACGCTACTTACACAAAAGATAGCGATGAATTACCATTTTAA
- the rpsR gene encoding 30S ribosomal protein S18 — protein sequence MAEKRKYSRKYCKFTEAKIDFIDYKDTSLLKHALSERFKIMPRRLTGTSKKHQEMVELAIKRARAVALIPYVCDRKNVVTNPFESL from the coding sequence ATGGCAGAAAAAAGAAAATATTCAAGAAAGTATTGCAAATTTACAGAAGCAAAAATTGATTTTATTGATTATAAAGATACATCATTATTAAAACACGCATTATCAGAAAGATTTAAAATAATGCCACGCCGCTTAACAGGTACTAGCAAAAAACACCAAGAAATGGTTGAACTAGCAATCAAAAGAGCTAGAGCAGTAGCATTAATTCCTTATGTATGTGACCGCAAAAACGTAGTTACAAATCCATTTGAAAGTTTATAA
- a CDS encoding exodeoxyribonuclease III codes for MRFISWNVNGLRAISQKESFISDVKSFNCDFLGIQEIKAKEEQFPKIINELGFKQIQANSAQRAGYSGVMSFLNFDCISNKALFCDDNEGRVLEHSFNDCVLFNIYFPNGQSSDERLDYKMKFYDDFLLYLKKLLALDKKIIICGDVNTAHRAIDLTHPKANEKTSGFLPIERAWIDELLKAGFCDSFRYVNGDIENKYSWWSYRANARVKNVGWRIDYFFVSNNLKDKIKDAFILDNIYGSDHCPVGIDIDL; via the coding sequence ATGAGATTTATATCTTGGAATGTAAATGGGCTAAGAGCAATTAGCCAAAAAGAAAGTTTTATAAGTGATGTAAAATCATTTAATTGTGATTTTTTAGGTATTCAAGAAATTAAAGCAAAAGAAGAGCAATTCCCAAAAATTATTAATGAGTTAGGTTTTAAGCAAATACAAGCAAATTCCGCACAAAGAGCAGGATATTCAGGAGTGATGAGCTTTTTAAATTTTGATTGTATTAGCAATAAAGCTTTATTTTGTGATGATAATGAAGGTAGAGTTTTAGAACACAGTTTTAATGATTGTGTGCTTTTTAATATTTATTTTCCAAATGGTCAAAGTTCTGATGAAAGACTTGATTATAAAATGAAATTTTATGATGATTTTTTACTTTATCTTAAAAAATTACTTGCATTGGATAAAAAAATTATTATATGTGGAGATGTAAATACAGCACACAGAGCAATAGATTTAACCCACCCAAAAGCCAATGAAAAAACTAGCGGTTTTTTGCCTATTGAAAGGGCTTGGATTGATGAGCTTTTAAAGGCAGGTTTTTGTGATAGTTTTAGATATGTTAATGGAGATATTGAAAACAAATACTCGTGGTGGAGTTATAGAGCTAATGCAAGAGTGAAGAATGTCGGTTGGAGAATTGATTACTTTTTTGTTAGTAACAATTTAAAAGATAAAATAAAAGATGCTTTTATTTTAGATAATATTTATGGTTCTGACCATTGTCCGGTCGGCATTGATATTGATTTATGA